The stretch of DNA CATGACATCAGATCGTTTCTATCCTGCATGTCTCTGTGCTTCTAAATCTTTAATATCTAGGCAATTAAAATTAATGACCATTCAGGCGAAGCCACTGTTGGCATGGTTTCCTTGACATCAATTGTTTGATGGGTTTACCTAGAGGTTAAACTAACAAGCAAGGTTTAATTGGATGCAATGAAAGCCCTAGCCATCATCCTTTTTACTTAACCTGCTTACAGTGGTTTTTAAGGGCAGACAGGATGCAGGCAGTCTCACCCTTTGAGCCAGATCCTCAACAGCATTGCAGACCATAGAAAACCTCTCTCTGAGTGGTATCATTACTGGgatattactgtatatatttaacagGAAACAAAAACACATTACCCTGCTTTGAGAAATCACTTTAAGGCAAATGCAATGACATTGTTATATTTTAGTAAATGCAGAACTAAATTAAGTATACAATTATCATTATTAcagttaattaaaataaatgcatATAATAACAGTGATGATTCTGCGGTATAGTACTTGGGCTAACAtttaagagagaaaaaacaaagcaTAGGTAAAAACAAGCATCCAGCCATCTCTCTAAAGCCTCTGGCCTGTTTCATCTAATAGTAAAGGCCAAActgagctgcctgtctgtgtgtgcttctGGGTAATGGCTGGAGCTGCCTTTAATCCATCCTTTATGAAAACACATGGTGGACCAAGGCTGATGCCGTATACCCGTCTGCTTCAATGGCATCTATGGGCCTCACAGCGCATCATAAAAAAGTCACTTATCAGCAGCGTTGTGTTAACACAAGGGCCACAACATAATGAAAACTACCTAGCCCACCACAGCCAGACACTTCATGCAGCCCATCTACATGGCATTATAGTGCATAATAAACACAATGATTATGACACTGAGCTTGGATTAGCAATATATGAGAGGCCTTTGAACATTTTTATACCGGTAATGATCATCATTGTGACTATCACTGGTTTTGGTTATGCTATAGAAACAGTAGTTCTGTCAGAGATATTTGCTTCTGATTCTTGATAATAATTCACTATCTGGTATTCAACAGTGTTACATGAATGCTTGAAATAGAAAAGTATTGCAATCAATTCATCAAAAACAGAATTGCTTTGACAGGATGTATAATGGTGAAATGGTATTTAATATATCAGTATATCAGTTTGTGATGACCTGGTCAGTATTATTCTATTATTCAGGACAAGCTGTTATGACTGTATTTAACCACTGTTTGGTGTTGTTAGATTGCACAGCCTCAGCAGTGTTAGCATCACCTAGCCTGGGTACTAAGGGGCCACTTCCTCTGGTCTACACACATTTTTCTCCTGCCCACTGAACTCTGGCTTTGGTGATTCACAGGTTGCGCTAAACATTGTGTAAATGCAGGCACTGTAAGGTAAGGACCAAAACCCAATCCACAGAACTAATTCCCTTTTATCTTGTGGCAGACCGTGCATTCAATTGACTTCCCTATGTTAGTGGGAGCCAGGTTGAAAGACTGAATTACCTGACCTCAGCAGCTGCATCAAAGGGAGCGATTGTATAATGGCCATGCAGACTCCTCGCAAGAACATGACACCGGGTTTGTTCTCAGCGACCCACTAGAGAGGGCATGTAACAGTAGTTAATAATCCACTAACATTTCTGTCCCATTCCGGGTCAATACACGGCTCTTGTCATCGAAAGAGAATAGATGATCTTTCCCAGATCTCAATACAACTGGATTTATAAGGACTTCTTAGAGAACTCCTTAATGAAGCCTCACACTTGGGTCTTAATTATACAGACAAAGGTGGTTTCAGTGGCCGTGCTGCTACTAATATTATCAATAATAGAACAGAGAACATTAATACTTAACACATTAACCCAAGGCATCCCTCGCGCCCTCGCCTAAATTTATAACGACCTGAAATATTGATAAGTGTCGCTCAATTGAAGAGTGTGGGCTCTGAACTGGGCAACCACAGATTGCGGTGCTGAGTCGGCCATGTGTTCTGAGCTCTCTCGTTTGTCCGTATGGAGGGCTGCCTGTCCCTGTTCGTGCCCTGGGAGCAGAGTGACCCCTCACAGCAGCACTGTCTGGAGAAGATATCAATTATGGCCCCAGACACATCCATAAACCAAGACACAAACCACTGCCGTCCAATCACATGCTTTCATTTAGGAGCCCAGTGTCACACATGCaaactgacagagtgaaataaTACGACTGCATCCTGCATTTAGAGGGCCATTGCCTCATGAAGTGAGGTCAACTTTTAAACAACACCATTAGCTCCTTTCGCGTCACTGATGGTCGCTACAAACAAGCACATTTGGCCTCGGATGGTATAATCCGAGGATATGCTGTTTACTTCACCAGTAAATAAGTCATCCATGCCTTTTATTGGATGAGAAGTCCAATTCATGCTTGTAAGTGTTGGTGCACATGTTTTACAGATCTAAGTTAGGTTACTTTTTTTTCAAAATGATGTTCATGCAATGAAACTCACACTCCGTTCCTTCTAGTCAGAGAAGAATATAGGCATTGTATAATGTCCACCCAAACCTACTTAATCAATCCATAAATCAAAGCAGTACATTCCACCTAGACATCTGTGATAACCTTCAGGCTGATATTTAATGCTTATTGATTCACATAGTTCTACTACAGTCATTGAAGTTCACCATTCAATTTGAGGTTATTTGGAAATACCCAAACACTCATTCTCTGGAGTAACTTTCCTGACTTCACCAGGCTTATGCTTGAGTATTTTAGGATGACAAACTCAAAGAGGACTTGGCGTAGTCTAACTCAAAAGTAGTCAGCAGGAGTGTCTGCAGTGGCCTAGGCTTGTCAAGGAGAACCCTGCTAATGGGGCTTGAGATGAGTTCAAGTGAATTTGTAAAAGACCTCTTATTTCTGCATAGACTGATTTGTCCTCCTGGGAACTCCTACAGTGTCCTGTTTAGTGAAGCACTCAGAACAAAGAATCGTTCCACTTGTGAGGGTCAATGTCCACTCCTTCAACTAACATGAAGCACACAGGTAGAAAGCAGAACATTAGACACACGCTGCATGTTTTAAAACCAAGAAGGACATAACTAACAAATGATCTACAACTAACAGAAAATGCATACAGTATAGAAAACAAATTATTTGTGTTatagaaataacaaaaaagtGAAATGATATGACATGAGACATCAAAACAGACACAGTGTGGTGACATGGGTGTTATCTTGAAATGGTATTTAACAATCATAAAAAATGATTAAAAGTGAGCTGAAAATACAAATGGAAATGTTGTATGATCCCTAGTCTTTGCATATGATTTGCTCACACGCTGATGTGTGAGATTCAACAGCAAAATAACACGTTCTATGTATCACAGTGGAACTTGCTTGGTGCCAAACCTACAGTAAAACTGTAAGCATGGTACGCCTACATTAAAATAGCAtcggatacattttttttatgccaGGATATCAGTCCATTTGTGTGAGGGAGGGGAGCTTTGTGCAGTGGTAGACTGTGAAGGTGCACATACAGAAACCAAGAAAATATACAAAGAATGAAAACAACAACAGTGGATCAGGAGAAGTCATGACATACCTGTGATACTGTGATGGTGCTTCCCACCCCCTGAAGGCAAAAAAGAATGGGCTTTTACAGTATCTGACTGCATGACTACACTCAATATACCCTTCCACACCCCCTCCCCACAGACAAGAGAGAACATTGCAAATCAGTGCTTCTTGTATAGGTTATTCTCAAATTGGAACAACCATGGATTAACATCTGAACTAGAATACAAAAATCAAAATGGTTCAAGTTGTAACAATAGTAGCAGAACAGAGTGCAGGAAGATAACAATACTAAATTGGTTTGGGTGTGGGGGCTGGGTGTGAGAGATTATATTGCCTTCAGGTTAACCCAATTATTAGGCTAAAGGTCAAGTGGGAAAGTCACATAAGTTgtctgtaaaaacaaaatgtttagtgGGTGAAGCAGTGTCGTCTCCACGTACAAGCCACTGTGACCACACACGTACACCTTAAAAATCATATTTATTTACTGGATAACCTATACTGGTAGACATCCAGTCACCTGGACTGATCAGGCAGACAGAGAACACGCATGGCAGATGGGAATGAGAAAGAAAATGGCAGGAGACCCAGAGTGGACAGCTATTGAAAGGCTAACATACTGTAGGCCCAGAGTGGACAGCTATTGAAAGGCTAACATACTGTAGGCCCAGAGGGCAGCTATTGAAAGGCTAACATACTGTAGGCCCAGAGTGGACAGCTATTGAAAGGCTAACATACTATTGGCCCAGAGTGGACAGCTATTGAAGGCTAACATACTGTAGGCCCTGAGTGGACAGCTATTGAAATGCTAACATACTATAGGCCCAGAGTGGACAGCTATTGAAAGGCTAACATACTGTAGGCCCAGAGTGGACAGCTATTGAAAGCTAACATACTATTGGCCCAGAGTGGACAGCTATTGAAAGGCTAACATACTTGTAGGCCCAGAGTGGACAGCTATTGAAAGGCTAACATACTGTAGGCCCAGAGATGACATATaggggggtggcaggtagcctagtgttagagcgttggactagtaacgaaaggttgctagatcgaatccccgagctgacaaggtaaacatctgttgttctgcccctgaacaaagcagttaactcactgttcctaggctgtcattgtaaataagaatttgttcttaactgacttgcctagttaaataaaggtttaattacattaaaaatatatatggaggATTAACAGGCCAAGAGTTGACAGCTATTGAAAGGCTAACATACTGTAGGCCCAGAATTGACATATTTGGAGGATTAACAGGCCTAGAGTGGATAGCTATGGAGGGCTAACCCACTGTAGGCCACTATTGAGGACACTGACCTCCCCTCCCCATGGCCACTGCTGTGATAGGCTGAACACGCCCTAACTGAGGTGTCATTAGGCTCAATGTCAAGGTAAGATAAAGACATTGGGTTCTGATAGTGCGGCATAGCCGTCCTTCCAGGCTGGTCTGGTGTTGCAGCCGGgggcctcatttactgccttttccCCCCTGATTACCCAACAGCCACTGCGTCTGAGACAAGGAATCTGCACCCACCTGGGATACTGTGATGCTGCACTTCTTGGCCAACTCCTCTTTGGCTTCTTCACTGGGATATGGGTTGCTGAGGTGCGAGTAGAAATACTCGTTTAAGATTTCCGTCGCCTGCTTGCTGAAGTTTCTTCTTTTCCGCCTGAAAAGTGAACGAAATGAGAGAAAGGCCAAGCTCATTAGCAAGACCAGTATTAACTCATCCATTTGGAACAGACAAATTGCACAATCAATCTCACACATAAATGGTGAAAATAATGAGGAATGTGGGTCTGAGACAGGCGTCAAGAGCGGAATATTGTGTCCTGCTTTCAGCACCATCCTCATCAACACACACCAAGTCATCCGGCGACCACtagacccacaaacacacacaacacaaacacgtaCAGTACATTGCTTAATTTGGTCTGTTGGTCTCTGATCTCCAGTCCAAGCGTGtaatgtgtagtgtttagtgcagTGGATGGGTAGGCGTGGTGATGGAGAGCTAGGCCCAATTGCCCAGTCGGAGTGCATCTCGGTACATTATAGAAATCACAACATGCCCAGCTGAGCATTCTTCCTGAAGTGCCACAGCCCCAGGGAACTTCAGTGGGAACAAAGCAACTCTAACTAGATCCGGGTCCCCTTCTTCCCCCCAGGGCACTACTTACCATGTTATTGAGCATTAACTTATTTTGCCTTGTTTACTGCACTTCACGCGAGCAATGGGAAGCAAATGTGCTTCTGCTTGGTTTGCTTCAGCCCTAAACTTCCTCCCGCTCTCCTCAGAGCTCCACTCCACAAACTGTTTGTTATTACAGTAATCCAGAACACCTGCTCATGACCTCCACTCCACCAATTACATATGACTTTGTTCCTGCTTCATTTCATCTAAACTGCTTTCAGGTGCTAGCGGATGATTGTTTTGAGAAGACGGCTATAATACATAGCGAATGCACTTTATGGCAAGATCATCTGTGAATATTTGCAGTGTGCTGTTTGACGCTGTATGTTGTGGATTCATTTTTTCTCAGATAGGAAGTGCATTTCTCTAATGTTGTTATTACGATCATATGTCTACAGTTCTGTCTCTGGGTACCTTCCGATGCTCCAGGCTAGAAACATTGGTTTTGTGCATCACAgtgaaacacacaggaacacacacacacatatatacacactgacCTGGCATCAAGGAATCTGGAGCGCAGGATCATGACGGCCTCACAGGTGCTCTGTTTGAGCTGCATCTGGATGGAGCTGAACTTGCGGTGGATGATGCCCACCATGCGCTCGATCTCTTTGGGAGAGATGGGTCGTGTGCGGGACTGCTCCCTCAGCAGGTTCATCACATGGGTGGTGAACTCGTTACACGCCTGCAGAGAAATCACAGAGCACAACCCAGCCCTGTTAGTGTCCTCCTGGCTGAATCTTCTGGCTAGGTACAACTCTCTCAGTAGCTGACCCGCCTCCCTTGGTTAAAAGCATCTTCACTGAACGTGCAATTGAAAAACACAGCCCTGTATTTATACTACTGCTGAGTGCTTCAATGACTTAATAGGTGAAGTCATCTATGAATGCAAATGCCGATTTGCAATTTGGCTTTGGCCCAGCACAGAGAGAATTTAACCAGCTTTTTGTTAAACCAGTAGTTCATACATGATTCATTAGAATAACTAATTTACGTTGTGCACACTTTAGCTCATTACTCTGAGTAGAATTCGTTAAGTATTTACATTTAGATAATTAAACAGGGAAACACCCCAAAGAAAGATGCCTTCACTCCAGGCAATGCTATGtgccgtctcctcctctctcagaatGAGAGAGTACATTTGTGTAATGTACCTCGCCGCCTTGCTGAGGCAGTGTTCCAACCTTTCATTTTCTCCTATAATACTCCTCTGTTTTATTGCTGAAGCTCAACATGGCAGCCTAATGAGTTGATCATATTCTCATTTTACTGAGACGACTGCACCACTCCTCAGAATTTGTTAACGAACCacaaaatatatacatgtttACAATATTACAAGGAGAATATTTTGTTCCCGGTTTAATATTACTGGCAATATTTCTAGAACATCAGGGCAAAGTGAGAATGAAAAACATCATGCAAGCCTATGAAGCTTAAAGGTGTGATGTAAAGGAGGTTAAAGGTGTGACTCACACCCACCTGTTCGTATTTCTCTAGCTCTGTGTGGTAGATCTGTCTGATCTGGGTGAGTTTGGATCTGTAGTCTGAGTGTTCGATGGAGTTGTCTGAGGCCCCGCCCGAGGCTGCAGCTGCAGCGGCAGCAGCGGCTGACCCGCCCCCTTTCTCTGGTCCTGACACGCCCTCCGCCAGCAGCATGTTGTCCAGGCGCATGAGCTGGGGGTCAGGAGGGTCCTCCTCCTGGGAACCACGGATGCTGAGGcctgagagacaacagagagagagagagagagagagaaaggagattagagagagaagagagagataggagaggagagcagagagagagagagagagagagagagagagagagagagagagagagagagagagagagagagagagagagggttagacaTGATGACATCCAGAcctccagacatgacacagaCACAAAGGCTTTTTGATAAGTGGGCTGTTTGATAGGGACCTCCATGGTAACTGAAAAGTAATATCACTCCATTATTTGTTTAGTGTTCCTTTGAAACCAGAGGGTGAGTTTGATGGGCTCACCAAGAACCACACCTAGACACATATTCTCAAACAACTCCATGGCTGACTGGGTGATTTCCATTAGGGTGAAAAACACACAACAGCTCAAATTATGCAGCTAAAGTACCAGCCTCACAAGTATTGTCTTGTACAGAATCCTGAGCAGTGAGCCACTAAAATCCAAATTCACTGGATGTCGGAATTCTGGTACGTGCAAACATTGCAGGGGTAATTAACGCCATTACCTCAGCAGAATCGTAAAGCCGCAGTGTGAGACAGGTAGTCCCCTGTGGGCATGGATTGGGTACTTCCTGTGTATGGTCTGTATTCCTGTTGCCCAAGCCTTCTTTAATCTGCACACTGTGCTGCTCACTGTGTGTACAGGKTGCCTTACATGACAGCAACATGCATAAACTGACAAAAGCTCAACTGCAAGGTAGCGCTTCTATCCTCCGAAAGGATGAATATACCTCAAGCATGTGTCTGCCATTTCGGCAATACGCAGAGCCTTAAATCACAATTGTCACTTTGTTTTCTGAGATTAAAcacatattttgcattattcCACTCCATTTACAACAATCTGCGagaactactgtactactacactATTTCACTTTTTCCCCCTGCTAATTGTGCACTTATTTACTGTGCAACTAAGAAACCTCAGGGCACACGCccgtgcacgcacacacccacgaATCGTTGAGTGCTGACTTTTGCTgctgtttctttttcttttttctttctttcttatcttTCAACAAATCCTGATTAGCCATCAGTCAGCATCGGAGCACACCTGCACGCATAGAGAATGTTGCCATGATGGCTGCAAAGAAAAAAGACTGCAGCAGGTCAGAATTACCAGCCAAATAGCCCTGTATTATTCAGTCCaataaatggattaaaaaaactgCACCCAATCTGCAGTAAACACTGAGTGCCCACTCAGACGTTATGATTACCAGAGTTGTCTCAATTCAATAATCTGCCTGCGATTCAGGGATTTCCAGCAGCTCATTAAGGCTTCATTAAGATATGGTGAGCCTCTGAATTCCAAATAAGAAGATTAGTGGTTCTATTGTGTGAGGCAGTAGCCTAGCAATCAGAGAGatcctctcaaatcaaatcaaatgttatttgtcacatacacaaggttagcagatgttaatgcgagtgtagtgaaatgcatgtgcttctagttccgaccatgcagta from Salvelinus sp. IW2-2015 linkage group LG33, ASM291031v2, whole genome shotgun sequence encodes:
- the LOC111957780 gene encoding pre-B-cell leukemia transcription factor 3 isoform X8 codes for the protein MDEQARIMQALGGVSLAGHSVQGGMGLQPPHGHDGTDDGRKQDIGDILHQIMTITDQSLDEAQAKKHGLNCHRMKPALFSVLCEIKEKTGLSIRGSQEEDPPDPQLMRLDNMLLAEGVSGPEKGGGSAAAAAAAAASGGASDNSIEHSDYRSKLTQIRQIYHTELEKYEQACNEFTTHVMNLLREQSRTRPISPKEIERMVGIIHRKFSSIQMQLKQSTCEAVMILRSRFLDARRKRRNFSKQATEILNEYFYSHLSNPYPSEEAKEELAKKCSITVSQGVGSTITVSQVSNWFGNKRIRYKKNIGKFQEEANLYAAKTAVTAAHAVAAAVQNSQTNSPTTPNSGFQMKDEEFQLDSAESKNTLLTNMFTGGYPAPCYQSDGRIQ
- the LOC111957780 gene encoding pre-B-cell leukemia transcription factor 3 isoform X7 — translated: MDEQARIMQALGGVSLAGHSVQGGMGLQPPHGHDGTDDGRKQDIGDILHQIMTITDQSLDEAQAKKHGLNCHRMKPALFSVLCEIKEKTGLSIRGSQEEDPPDPQLMRLDNMLLAEGVSGPEKGGGSAAAAAAAAASGGASDNSIEHSDYRSKLTQIRQIYHTELEKYEQVGACNEFTTHVMNLLREQSRTRPISPKEIERMVGIIHRKFSSIQMQLKQSTCEAVMILRSRFLDARRKRRNFSKQATEILNEYFYSHLSNPYPSEEAKEELAKKCSITVSQGVGSTITVSQVSNWFGNKRIRYKKNIGKFQEEANLYAAKTAVTAAHAVAAAVQNSQTNSPTTPNSGFQMKDEEFQLDSAESKNTLLTNMFTGGYPAPCYQSDGRIQ
- the LOC111957780 gene encoding pre-B-cell leukemia transcription factor 3 isoform X10 translates to MDEQARIMQALGGVSLAGHSVQGGMGLQPPHGHDGTDDGRKQDIGDILHQIMTITDQSLDEAQAKKHGLNCHRMKPALFSVLCEIKEKTGLSIRGSQEEDPPDPQLMRLDNMLLAEGVSGPEKGGGSAAAAAAAAASGGASDNSIEHSDYRSKLTQIRQIYHTELEKYEQACNEFTTHVMNLLREQSRTRPISPKEIERMVGIIHRKFSSIQMQLKQSTCEAVMILRSRFLDARRKRRNFSKQATEILNEYFYSHLSNPYPSEEAKEELAKKCSITVSQVSNWFGNKRIRYKKNIGKFQEEANLYAAKTAVTAAHAVAAAVQNSQTNSPTTPNSGGYPAPCYQSDGRIQ
- the LOC111957780 gene encoding pre-B-cell leukemia transcription factor 3 isoform X9, encoding MDEQARIMQALGGVSLAGHSVQGGMGLQPPHGHDGTDDGRKQDIGDILHQIMTITDQSLDEAQAKKHGLNCHRMKPALFSVLCEIKEKTGLSIRGSQEEDPPDPQLMRLDNMLLAEGVSGPEKGGGSAAAAAAAAASGGASDNSIEHSDYRSKLTQIRQIYHTELEKYEQACNEFTTHVMNLLREQSRTRPISPKEIERMVGIIHRKFSSIQMQLKQSTCEAVMILRSRFLDARRKRRNFSKQATEILNEYFYSHLSNPYPSEEAKEELAKKCSITVSQVSNWFGNKRIRYKKNIGKFQEEANLYAAKTAVTAAHAVAAAVQNSQTNSPTTPNSGFQMKDEEFQLDSAESKNTLLTNMFTGGYPAPCYQSDGRIQ